A single region of the Streptomyces sp. NBC_01262 genome encodes:
- a CDS encoding MarR family winged helix-turn-helix transcriptional regulator, protein MPAHTPPIPTTASQGQMSYAIFQLARAHRARAAAMLREMDLHPGQELLLMHLLDRDGQTQSELLESVGLDHSTVSKSLRRMQDTGLLIREPAEHDRRVLVVHLTDKGRAMREPLAAMWRDLEETSALNLSAQQAESFVRTAYAIADAINSRALPREESE, encoded by the coding sequence ATGCCCGCCCACACACCCCCCATCCCCACTACGGCCAGCCAGGGGCAGATGAGCTACGCGATTTTCCAGCTCGCTCGCGCGCACCGGGCCCGCGCCGCCGCCATGCTCCGCGAGATGGACCTGCATCCCGGACAGGAACTGCTGCTGATGCACCTCCTCGACCGGGACGGCCAGACTCAGTCCGAGCTGCTCGAAAGCGTCGGCCTGGACCACTCCACCGTCTCCAAGTCCCTACGCCGCATGCAGGACACCGGCCTGCTCATCCGCGAGCCGGCCGAACACGACCGGCGCGTCCTGGTCGTCCACCTCACCGACAAGGGCCGTGCCATGCGCGAGCCCCTGGCAGCCATGTGGCGGGACCTGGAGGAGACCTCCGCGCTGAACCTGTCGGCGCAGCAGGCAGAGTCCTTCGTCCGCACCGCCTATGCCATCGCCGACGCGATCAACAGCCGCGCTCTTCCGCGGGAAGAGTCCGAGTAA
- a CDS encoding NADP-dependent oxidoreductase yields MKAILFDRFGGTEVLREADIEVPQPGPGQIRVRVKAAGLNALDGKIRSGALEAVRPTTFPAVPGGELAGVVDALGEGVSDVQAGDEVLGWSDTGSYAQYALATTVALKPADLDWQHAVALPVAGETAERVLNLLGVAAGETVLMHGASGAVGTLAVQLATARGAQVIATAGPSNQDYLTSLGATATVYGEGLVERVRALAPNGVDAVFDLAGKGALEDSITLRGGTERIVTIADFGARQLGITFSQGSQERSTARLAALAQDAAAGKLVTTVTAYPLGQAATAQQVSDAGHVRGKLVLTVD; encoded by the coding sequence ATGAAAGCCATCCTGTTCGACCGTTTCGGAGGCACGGAAGTGCTGCGCGAGGCGGACATCGAGGTCCCGCAGCCCGGCCCCGGGCAGATCCGCGTCCGCGTCAAGGCGGCCGGGCTGAACGCGCTGGACGGCAAGATCCGCTCCGGGGCGCTGGAGGCCGTCCGCCCGACGACCTTCCCCGCCGTCCCCGGTGGCGAGCTGGCCGGCGTGGTGGATGCCCTGGGTGAGGGCGTGAGTGACGTGCAGGCCGGCGATGAGGTGCTGGGCTGGTCGGACACCGGCTCGTACGCCCAGTACGCGCTGGCCACCACCGTGGCCCTCAAGCCCGCCGACCTCGACTGGCAGCACGCGGTCGCGCTGCCGGTGGCCGGCGAGACGGCCGAGCGGGTCCTGAACCTGCTGGGGGTCGCCGCCGGGGAGACCGTGCTGATGCACGGCGCGTCCGGAGCGGTCGGCACCCTGGCGGTCCAGCTCGCCACGGCCCGCGGAGCACAGGTGATCGCCACCGCGGGCCCCTCCAACCAGGACTACCTCACCTCGCTCGGCGCCACCGCGACCGTGTACGGCGAGGGCCTGGTCGAGCGGGTGCGGGCGCTGGCCCCCAACGGCGTGGACGCGGTGTTCGATCTGGCCGGGAAAGGCGCCCTGGAGGACTCCATCACCCTGCGGGGCGGCACCGAGCGCATCGTCACCATCGCCGACTTCGGTGCACGGCAGCTGGGCATCACCTTCTCCCAGGGGTCCCAGGAACGCTCGACCGCCCGCTTGGCCGCCCTGGCCCAGGACGCCGCGGCCGGCAAGCTCGTCACCACCGTCACCGCCTACCCGCTCGGCCAGGCGGCCACGGCCCAGCAGGTCAGCGACGCCGGCCACGTGCGGGGCAAGCTCGTCCTGACCGTCGACTGA